In a genomic window of Methylovirgula sp. 4M-Z18:
- a CDS encoding lactonase family protein — translation MYANSEVFAWREGTVSAYRFERESKSFVDLNKQPTLGSITAHNTITRDGSTLLVANYSMGDGGPDQSVVTYGLREDGTLTAPLASIAHAGTGPNAERQERSHAHSVTEMVTGGTVIIADLGIDMLVSYPIEHDGSLRPLAQTPLAADSGPRHLAMHPGNRFVFAINELDSTILSLALDSVSGKLDVVDAKPAVPAAARESNHCADIQISPDGKFLYGSNRGHDSIAIFSVNQQNGALEFLGWTPCGGATPRNLALTASGRHLFCANQNSDRISIFARNEQSGLLTDTQHSIRMWARRCACESSLMWCRVGRETWRAIDPGLE, via the coding sequence GTGTATGCCAATTCGGAAGTCTTCGCCTGGCGCGAGGGCACGGTCTCGGCCTATCGCTTCGAGCGAGAGTCCAAATCCTTCGTCGATCTGAATAAGCAGCCAACGCTCGGCAGCATCACGGCCCACAATACGATCACCCGTGACGGCTCTACACTATTGGTCGCTAATTATAGCATGGGAGACGGCGGCCCCGATCAATCCGTTGTGACCTATGGCTTGCGCGAGGACGGCACACTCACCGCTCCGCTCGCGAGTATTGCCCATGCAGGCACCGGTCCCAATGCCGAGAGACAAGAAAGGTCCCATGCGCACAGTGTTACGGAGATGGTCACGGGCGGCACGGTGATCATCGCCGATCTTGGAATTGATATGCTGGTCTCCTACCCCATCGAACACGATGGCAGCCTGCGTCCGCTCGCGCAGACGCCGCTTGCGGCAGATTCAGGCCCGCGCCATCTTGCCATGCATCCGGGCAACAGGTTCGTGTTTGCAATCAATGAGCTCGACTCGACCATTCTTTCGCTTGCCCTCGATTCCGTTTCCGGCAAACTCGATGTTGTCGACGCAAAGCCTGCAGTGCCGGCCGCCGCGCGGGAATCCAACCATTGCGCCGATATCCAAATTTCTCCGGACGGCAAGTTCCTCTACGGCTCGAACCGTGGCCACGACAGCATTGCGATCTTTTCAGTGAACCAACAGAACGGAGCGCTCGAGTTCCTCGGTTGGACGCCTTGTGGCGGCGCGACGCCGCGCAATCTCGCCCTCACGGCATCAGGCCGTCACCTGTTCTGCGCGAACCAGAACAGTGACCGAATTTCGATCTTCGCCCGCAACGAGCAGAGCGGATTACTGACGGACACACAACATTCTATCAGAATGTGGGCACGCCGATGTGCGTGCGAATCGTCGTTGATGTGGTGCAGGGTTGGACGGGAAACTTGGAGAGCAATTGACCCAGGATTGGAGTGA